In Synergistaceae bacterium, one genomic interval encodes:
- a CDS encoding cupin domain-containing protein: MKNLLMCAVILALSSVKAHALSRADELRQAYNLSGHSEGGSFAEVYTSSSETDGRPSAGSIYFLLGAGEISHFHEIDCEEIWYYHEGCGLKITVLADGKMTQYLLGADIRKGQRHMAVIPKGAIFAAENLNDDGFTFVSCATSPKFRYEGFRLVGKKEIRERFPDVADDIDYLAY, from the coding sequence ATGAAAAATTTGCTGATGTGCGCTGTGATTCTGGCTCTTTCGTCCGTAAAAGCTCATGCACTTTCACGCGCTGACGAACTCAGGCAAGCCTATAATCTTTCGGGACATTCGGAGGGCGGCTCATTCGCTGAGGTCTACACGTCATCTTCAGAAACAGACGGGCGGCCTTCAGCAGGAAGCATATACTTTTTGCTTGGCGCGGGCGAAATATCACACTTCCACGAAATAGACTGCGAGGAAATCTGGTACTATCATGAGGGCTGTGGCCTCAAAATCACAGTGCTTGCTGACGGAAAAATGACTCAATATCTTCTCGGCGCGGACATTCGCAAAGGACAAAGGCATATGGCGGTAATCCCTAAAGGCGCAATATTCGCGGCGGAAAATCTCAATGATGACGGCTTCACTTTCGTGTCATGCGCGACTTCTCCGAAATTCAGGTACGAGGGCTTCAGGCTGGTGGGCAAAAAGGAAATCCGCGAGAGATTCCCAGATGTTGCAGATGATATAGATTACCTTGCGTATTAG
- a CDS encoding SHOCT domain-containing protein: MTIGASSNAMRKSIGYIDEWHVYKRCLYTGNFEPSRGKPSSAGKPENSQSIESSRGFSNRAEESFGCHCGYSAADEIRKFKSLLDDGIITREEFDAVKKKLLGL, translated from the coding sequence ATGACAATAGGCGCGTCATCAAATGCAATGCGTAAATCAATCGGCTATATTGATGAGTGGCATGTGTATAAACGCTGTCTGTATACGGGAAATTTTGAGCCTTCACGCGGAAAACCTTCAAGCGCAGGGAAGCCGGAAAATTCACAGAGTATAGAATCTTCACGGGGCTTTTCGAATCGTGCGGAAGAGTCATTCGGCTGTCATTGCGGATATTCAGCAGCGGACGAAATAAGGAAGTTCAAGAGTCTTCTTGATGACGGAATAATAACGAGAGAAGAATTTGACGCAGTGAAGAAAAAATTGCTTGGCCTGTAA
- a CDS encoding sugar ABC transporter substrate-binding protein, whose protein sequence is MKKLFVLLLAVSLIIGSVCAAGAQGRKFGATYMTMNNPFFGVMNDAIKAAVEANGDTLITLDPALDPVKQISQIEDMVAQGVDAIFLNPVDWQAVAPGLMAAHEAGIPIINVDAAVYDEDYVACIVASDNLAAGLVCAEDMLKRLPKGGKAVILGHPTTKTGIDRIANFKATIEKHPEFTIVAEDSSEGQLEIAMPKMENIIQAHPDMNVVMCVNDPTARGVIQALKAANMKGVLIYGVDGSPDAKKAIKEGDMTGTAAQSPINIGKIGVEMAYKILAGEKVEKHIPVPVQLITIENVDSFGVDGWQ, encoded by the coding sequence ATGAAGAAACTTTTTGTATTACTCCTCGCAGTATCCCTCATTATCGGTTCGGTCTGTGCAGCAGGCGCTCAGGGCAGGAAATTCGGCGCAACCTACATGACGATGAACAATCCGTTTTTCGGAGTCATGAACGACGCAATCAAAGCGGCTGTTGAGGCAAACGGCGACACGCTCATAACGCTTGACCCAGCACTTGACCCCGTGAAGCAGATCTCACAGATTGAAGACATGGTAGCGCAGGGCGTTGACGCAATTTTCCTTAACCCTGTCGACTGGCAGGCAGTTGCCCCCGGACTCATGGCCGCCCACGAAGCAGGAATCCCAATCATCAATGTTGACGCGGCTGTCTATGATGAGGACTACGTAGCCTGCATAGTCGCTTCTGACAACCTCGCCGCCGGACTCGTCTGCGCTGAGGACATGCTCAAGCGTCTTCCCAAAGGCGGGAAAGCCGTAATTCTCGGACATCCCACAACAAAGACAGGCATCGACAGAATCGCAAACTTCAAGGCTACAATCGAGAAGCACCCGGAATTTACGATTGTCGCGGAGGACAGCTCAGAAGGTCAGCTCGAAATAGCCATGCCGAAAATGGAGAACATCATTCAGGCTCACCCGGATATGAACGTTGTTATGTGCGTCAATGACCCGACAGCACGCGGCGTAATTCAGGCACTCAAGGCCGCGAACATGAAGGGCGTATTGATTTACGGCGTTGACGGCTCACCCGACGCAAAGAAGGCCATAAAGGAAGGCGACATGACCGGAACAGCGGCGCAGTCCCCCATCAACATCGGCAAAATCGGCGTAGAGATGGCCTATAAGATTCTCGCGGGCGAAAAAGTCGAGAAGCATATCCCCGTACCCGTACAGCTCATCACAATCGAGAACGTTGACTCATTTGGCGTTGACGGCTGGCAGTAG
- a CDS encoding DUF1275 domain-containing protein produces the protein MQKQFQRASEKQKELHRELHREHYLTCEKYYIFELLTVAGGMMGLYTYSLRGQVFSNAQTGNIVKMAAAIGWGRYSVALYYLIPFTAYILGTILSEILPEKVRKAHFIRWDTLLVGIEIVTLFIVGFIPFSWPDQIAQVIINFLCAMQFNTFRQAEGVPMATTFVTNHVRQIGISVARIIRHHEQEKEARAKMLKHVKIILAFMIGGISVTALAPVLKEKTIWLAVIPLSACFCVLLQSDLVYERAMLDITPHGH, from the coding sequence TTGCAGAAACAATTTCAGCGAGCGAGTGAGAAACAGAAGGAGCTTCACAGGGAGCTTCACCGGGAGCATTATTTGACGTGCGAGAAGTATTATATCTTTGAGCTTCTGACGGTCGCCGGGGGTATGATGGGACTTTACACTTACAGTTTGCGGGGGCAGGTCTTCAGCAACGCCCAGACCGGGAACATCGTCAAGATGGCGGCGGCTATAGGCTGGGGGCGTTACAGTGTCGCGCTGTACTACCTGATTCCCTTCACGGCGTACATACTCGGCACTATATTGTCTGAAATTCTCCCGGAGAAAGTCAGAAAGGCTCACTTCATACGCTGGGACACATTGCTTGTCGGCATTGAGATTGTAACGCTGTTCATTGTGGGATTCATTCCGTTTTCATGGCCGGATCAGATAGCGCAGGTGATAATAAATTTCCTCTGTGCCATGCAGTTTAACACGTTCCGGCAGGCTGAAGGAGTCCCAATGGCTACGACGTTCGTAACAAATCACGTAAGGCAGATAGGAATCTCAGTAGCAAGAATCATCAGGCATCACGAGCAGGAAAAAGAAGCCCGCGCAAAAATGCTGAAGCACGTAAAAATCATTCTCGCGTTTATGATCGGGGGGATAAGCGTTACGGCACTCGCCCCCGTCCTGAAGGAGAAAACTATATGGCTTGCGGTGATTCCGCTGAGTGCGTGTTTCTGCGTTCTGTTGCAGTCTGATTTAGTGTATGAACGGGCAATGCTGGATATTACGCCGCACGGTCATTAG
- a CDS encoding ABC transporter permease, with product MPLENQVKAQNGFTRYFKENMGTLIGLLAMCVILSLTTNGVFYSQRNLVNVLRQVSSNACLAFGMTFAIITGGIDLSVGSILALSGTLSAGFIAFNNMPVAQAVILAIVIGTALGLFNGFVIAKTTIPPFIVTLAMMQIARGAAYIYSNGQPIRAMFPDYQIIGTGWLGPIPYPVIYMIVFLIVCVILLSKTRFGRHVYAVGGNDKAAIFSGVNVARTKILVYTMSGFLAAFTGVVLCARMASGQPTAGQSFEMDAIAATVLGGTSMSGGVGKIGSTMIGVLIIGVLNNGLNLLGLNSFWQQIAKGIVILLAVYVDMLKKRRK from the coding sequence ATGCCGCTTGAGAATCAGGTTAAGGCGCAGAACGGATTTACGCGCTACTTCAAAGAAAATATGGGTACGCTTATCGGGCTTCTTGCGATGTGCGTAATATTGTCGCTCACAACAAACGGAGTCTTCTACTCACAGCGAAACTTAGTGAACGTATTGCGGCAGGTGTCATCAAATGCCTGTCTTGCGTTCGGAATGACATTCGCAATCATCACGGGCGGAATTGATTTGTCTGTCGGGTCAATTCTGGCTCTGTCTGGGACTCTCAGCGCGGGCTTCATCGCGTTCAACAACATGCCGGTGGCGCAGGCTGTAATACTTGCTATCGTAATCGGTACGGCTCTCGGACTCTTCAACGGATTCGTAATCGCAAAGACAACAATCCCTCCGTTTATCGTAACTCTTGCGATGATGCAGATTGCACGAGGCGCGGCGTATATTTACTCCAACGGCCAGCCTATACGCGCAATGTTCCCGGACTATCAGATAATCGGAACGGGCTGGCTTGGGCCGATACCCTATCCCGTAATCTACATGATTGTGTTCCTGATTGTGTGCGTGATTCTCCTCAGCAAGACTCGTTTCGGCCGTCATGTTTACGCGGTCGGAGGAAACGACAAGGCAGCAATATTTTCCGGCGTGAACGTTGCGCGGACAAAGATACTTGTCTACACGATGAGCGGATTTCTGGCGGCGTTTACGGGCGTTGTACTGTGCGCGAGAATGGCATCAGGTCAGCCCACAGCGGGACAGAGTTTCGAGATGGACGCGATTGCGGCTACAGTTTTGGGCGGTACGTCAATGTCAGGCGGAGTCGGTAAAATCGGCTCAACAATGATCGGCGTGTTAATCATCGGAGTGCTGAACAACGGCTTGAATCTTCTCGGACTCAATTCCTTCTGGCAGCAAATCGCAAAAGGCATAGTGATATTGCTTGCGGTTTATGTCGACATGCTGAAGAAGCGCAGAAAGTAA
- a CDS encoding sugar ABC transporter ATP-binding protein produces MAEENILLQMKHIHKKFPGVYALKDVNFELRAGEVHALLGENGAGKSTLIKCLAGIYIPEEGEVIVKGESHIMKSVADSQAHGISVIHQELCLVPYLSIAENMYLGRERNVAGIIKRGEENEAARKMLQRLGLDFDPNTLIKDLSIAQQQMVEIAKALSVKADILVMDEPTASLTDKETEVLFETMRQLKAEGIGIIYISHRMSELFAITDRVTIMRDGQYVGTVNTRETTNDQLIAMMVGRELTQLYFKDEVKPGKVVIEVKDLVSPPFVNGVSFAVREGEIVGMSGLVGAGRSETAHCIFGIDDKYTGQILIDGKPVHIRSVRQAMNNGIAMVPENRKEEGLVLINSVGYNLTLTVLHEIFRGRPLGNLAKETDTITRYIKELAIKTPSAEQLAENLSGGNQQKIVIAKWLATKPKLLILDEPTRGVDVGARAEIYGFMNELAKQGVAILMISSDLPEVINMSDRVLVMHEGKVTANLSKNELSQETIMRYATGTGGNIYAA; encoded by the coding sequence ATGGCAGAAGAAAATATTTTGCTCCAAATGAAACACATTCACAAGAAATTCCCCGGCGTTTACGCGCTGAAAGATGTAAATTTTGAGCTGAGAGCCGGAGAAGTCCACGCGCTTTTAGGCGAGAACGGAGCAGGAAAATCTACCCTCATCAAGTGCCTTGCAGGTATCTATATCCCCGAAGAAGGAGAAGTAATCGTAAAGGGCGAGTCCCACATCATGAAGAGTGTCGCTGACTCACAGGCTCACGGAATCAGCGTCATTCATCAGGAATTGTGCTTAGTGCCGTACTTGTCGATTGCTGAGAATATGTACTTAGGCCGCGAACGTAACGTAGCCGGAATCATCAAGCGCGGAGAAGAGAACGAAGCCGCCCGGAAAATGCTTCAGCGTCTCGGCCTCGACTTTGACCCGAACACGCTAATCAAAGACTTGAGCATTGCCCAGCAGCAGATGGTAGAAATCGCAAAAGCGTTATCAGTAAAGGCTGACATTCTCGTGATGGATGAGCCTACAGCGTCTTTGACGGACAAAGAAACGGAAGTACTTTTTGAGACGATGAGACAGCTAAAGGCTGAGGGAATCGGAATCATCTACATCTCCCACAGAATGAGCGAGCTATTTGCGATAACAGACCGCGTAACTATCATGCGCGATGGTCAGTATGTCGGCACAGTCAACACACGCGAGACTACGAACGATCAATTAATCGCAATGATGGTAGGGCGAGAATTGACTCAGCTTTACTTCAAGGACGAGGTGAAGCCGGGAAAAGTCGTTATCGAAGTGAAAGACCTAGTATCGCCTCCGTTCGTCAACGGCGTATCGTTCGCAGTGCGTGAGGGTGAAATTGTCGGAATGTCCGGGCTTGTCGGCGCAGGAAGATCTGAAACGGCACACTGCATTTTCGGGATCGATGACAAGTACACGGGGCAGATTCTCATTGACGGGAAGCCGGTGCATATTCGCTCAGTGCGTCAGGCAATGAACAACGGAATCGCGATGGTTCCTGAGAACCGCAAAGAGGAAGGACTCGTGCTGATTAATTCCGTCGGCTACAATCTTACATTGACGGTACTTCACGAAATCTTCAGGGGGCGGCCATTGGGCAATCTCGCAAAAGAGACCGACACAATCACGCGCTACATTAAGGAACTGGCGATAAAGACTCCTTCAGCCGAACAGCTCGCGGAAAATCTTTCGGGCGGAAATCAGCAGAAGATAGTAATTGCAAAATGGCTTGCGACAAAACCGAAACTCTTAATCCTCGATGAGCCGACAAGGGGAGTCGACGTAGGAGCGAGGGCGGAAATTTACGGCTTCATGAATGAGCTTGCGAAACAGGGAGTCGCGATTCTCATGATAAGCTCAGATTTGCCGGAAGTCATCAACATGTCAGACCGCGTATTAGTCATGCACGAGGGAAAAGTTACAGCCAATCTCAGCAAGAACGAACTGAGCCAGGAAACAATAATGCGTTATGCGACAGGGACAGGAGGAAATATCTATGCCGCTTGA
- a CDS encoding type II toxin-antitoxin system YafQ family toxin, with translation MRKAKHGGKFKRDYERVLGGKYRNIIIHPKGELWAIIYALENGISLPERYHDHALHNNWEGFRECHIRPDF, from the coding sequence TTGAGGAAAGCGAAGCACGGCGGGAAATTCAAGCGTGATTACGAACGTGTACTAGGCGGAAAATACAGAAATATTATCATTCACCCTAAAGGCGAGTTATGGGCGATTATATATGCGCTTGAGAATGGCATATCCCTTCCCGAACGGTATCACGATCACGCGCTTCATAACAACTGGGAGGGCTTCCGCGAGTGTCATATACGGCCTGATTTCTAG